A genome region from Arachis duranensis cultivar V14167 chromosome 6, aradu.V14167.gnm2.J7QH, whole genome shotgun sequence includes the following:
- the LOC107495096 gene encoding hydroquinone glucosyltransferase: MAKTTRIAFVTSPGLTHLVPILEFSKRFLELHPNFHVTCMIPSLGPHPDSTKSYLQTLPSNIHSVLLPPINKQDLPQGAYPGVLIQKTVTLSLPSIRDTLKSLTLREPLAALIADAFAFEALSFAKEFNFLSYIYFPSSVMVLSLSLHLPKLDEQVTGEYKDLKDPIYLPGCVPVFGRDLPSPTQNRSTDAYKLYLERCKGSSIANGFIINSFLELESAAMKALAKEKSCFSFYDVGPITQKRSSSNDGDEELECLRWLDKQPHSSVLYVSFGSGGTLSQSAINELAFGLELSGQRFLWVLRAPSDSSSAAYLDNQKNEDPLKFLPSGFLERTKEKGLVLPSWAPQVQILSHDSVGGFLSHCGWNSVLESVQVGVPIITWPLFAEQRMNAVLLVDGLKVAVRPNVGEDGVVEKEEVSKVIKSLMEQEEGKAMRKRMEDLKAYAADAVNKDAGSSTHALSQLASEWENFSGIGDNN, encoded by the coding sequence ATGGCAAAAACAACGCGCATAGCTTTTGTTACCAGTCCTGGCTTGACCCACCTAGTTCCAATACTTGAGTTCTCCAAAAGATTCTTGGAGCTTCACCCAAATTTTCATGTCACTTGCATGATTCCCTCACTTGGGCCACACCCAGATTCAACCAAATCCTACCTTCAAACTCTTCCTTCAAACATTCACTCCGTCCTTCTCCCTCCAATCAACAAACAAGACTTGCCCCAAGGAGCATACCCTGGAGTTCTTATCCAAAAAACCGTTACCCTCTCTCTCCCATCAATTCGTGACACCCTTAAATCCCTCACCTTAAGGGAACCACTTGCAGCTTTGATCGCAGATGCTTTCGCCTTCGAAGCACTTTCATTCGCTAAGGAGTTCAATTTCTTGTCCTACATTTACTTCCCTTCTTCAGTTATGGTTCTTTCATTGTCTTTGCATTTGCCAAAACTTGATGAGCAAGTTACCGGTGAGTACAAAGACCTAAAAGATCCTATCTATTTACCCGGTTGTGTACCAGTTTTCGGGAGAGATCTTCCATCTCCAACGCAAAATCGATCCACTGATGCTTACAAACTCTATCTAGAACGTTGCAAAGGATCGAGTATTGCAAATGGATTCATAATCAATAGCTTCTTGGAATTGGAATCAGCTGCTATGAAAGCACTTGCAAAGGAGAAAAGTTGCTTCAGCTTTTATGATGTTGGACCAATTACACAAAAAAGGTCATCAAGCAATGATGGTGATGAGGAATTAGAGTGTTTAAGATGGTTGGATAAACAGCCACATAGTTCTGTTTTGTATGTTTCTTTCGGAAGCGGCggaacactctctcaaagcgCAATCAATGAGCTAGCTTTCGGTTTGGAATTGAGTGGTCAAAGATTTTTATGGGTTCTTAGAGCACCAAGTGATTCATCGAGTGCTGCTTACTTAGACAACCAAAAGAACGAGGATCCTTTGAAATTTTTACCAAGTGGGTTTCTAGAAAGAACCAAAGAGAAAGGTTTGGTTTTGCCATCATGGGCACCCCAAGTACAAATCCTTAGTCACGATTCAGTTGGTGGGTTTTTGAGTCATTGTGGTTGGAACTCGGTGTTGGAAAGTGTGCAAGTGGGAGTTCCAATAATCACATGGCCACTCTTTGCAGAGCAGAGGATGAATGCTGTATTGTTAGTTGATGGACTCAAAGTGGCGGTGAGGCCGAATGTTGGAGAAGATGGTGTTGTTGAAAAGGAGGAAGTTTCAAAGGTGATAAAGTCTCTAATGGAGCAGGAAGAAGGTAAAGCAATGCGCAAAAGAATGGAGGATTTGAAAGCTTATGCTGCTGATGCAGTGAACAAAGATGCTGGTTCTTCAACGCATGCGTTGTCACAATTGGCTAGTGAGTGGGAAAATTTTAGTGGGATTGgagataataattaa